The genomic segment CCCTTTCCACAATTTACATTTCCATCCCTTATTTGCTTATCACAGACATTATcatcacctcccccccccccaaaaaaaaaaaacccaatgaCATATAAAGGAGTATTTACTGCAGTATTAACTGGCACTTTTAAAACAGTTGTATAAGGGTAAATCTGTCAGGCCATCAAGTGTCAATGCACAGAGATTTGCAATATGTTGGAAAATAGTgctcaaaataatataatttataaatatttattcatatttcaagcACATTTCTCACATGTAATttattcaatatcaattttgtttttattcattcccAGACCAAACAACTTCCCAAATATGAAGTTTTAGAGGAAAACATAATAAGTTAAATGgctttcaccaaatgaatacATATACATGCCAAATAAATTGCTTTTATATAGTACAGCTCCATCACCTGCATGATGAAAAAGTtatatgaaggaaaattaatgGTTTAATCTGTGAAATagtgtttgattttatttgtttctttgataaTCTTTTTATTGGTTCTTTTCAAGAAATTGGATAGTCTTACCTCATTAGTTCCATATTGTAGACCATCCTATATATTATATTGGGTGTGTGAATAAGATGTGTGTGAAATGGTTAGAAGCTGGATGGAGATTTCTACTAAGAAATCCCCATGTACATGGAGAAGCaagtaaactaaactaaaaaaaacaaaaactatgTGTACATAAATGTGCATCACTGCATGTatgaatgcatacatgtacatgtactgaatTAGAAAtgaatcataattttgtttttaaacagtGAAGCAAGATTGTAGCTAGAACACCTTTCCTCATGATTTCTCCATTTACTGCTTTTGATGTTACAATGAATGTTCAACACTTCTGACTGTTGAGATTCAGTAATGACTTTTCTTTAGATCTACAGATAGGCAGGATATATTTACAATGTATGtgagaaaaacagagaaaagatGGAGAAGAAATAGCAGAAGAGAAGAACCAGCTGCAGAGAAAGAGGCaggaaatagaaaataaagagtaataaagagaagaaaacaaaagatgCCTTGCATTTCAGTATAAAACACAAATATTGTTTGATAAGATAAGACACATGTATGTACACCATTTCTCATGGAATAATCATTGGTTGTTCAGCATCAAACATTAGCCTATTTCCCCGTGGCAACAAAGACATGATTCATGCGCTGTGATAAGATCTAAAATCTTGTTACACATATGGGTGTATGATGATCAGTTTTTTCTGAAAATGACTAGTAAACCCATATCAAATTCACATTTCCCCCTTCATGAATAGTGAATGTAATATGCATGATGAATGAATGTTTAATTCATTTGAAACATTACAATTCTGCATAGTCTGTCACACCCTCAgttaatacaatacaatacaatgaaaCAAAGCAAGTATATATACATCTATTATGAAAGAAACTGAAAGTTTTTTTCTGATTATCTTTCCcagttttcaaataaattaatttgatgAGTAGTTTTTCACAAATAGCATTCCCTAATGGTTATGTGTTGTACTGAATAGCATGGTATACAAACAATTGTTTTCGACCAATTGAAATTGGTTTTCGACAATTTTAATGGATACTTTAAATTGGTACCACAGTATGTATTAACAGGGATTCTCAAAGGGGACTTTAAAGTAAttaccaaacaaaaataaaaacctaTTAGTATAGGGATTCAGTTCTTAAATCATACAGGATCTAATCAGAGGTACTTCACAAAGATTCTTACTAATACAATCCCTCGCCCCTCCCTGAATTCTATTCTAACTCAAATGCTTTCCCCCAGATTTTTTACTCTAAAGAGTCTGAACCAAGTCCGGTTTTCATCCTTGTACTACACAATGAAACTTCTCCAAATAGTAATATATTTGAATTCATATCTAAGAAACTGAACAAAAGACCTggttcttttttctttgaataattCACTTCCTTTATCATCTTATTCCAACGGTCTAACCTGTCTCATAATATCATGTGCAATATGAATTTCCCctttttcacatttattttttcatttttactttttcacAGTTACTTCATTATTTGCACAAGATGAAACTAAAACACGTACACCCAAGCTTCAATTAACATAAATAATATTATCAAGGATATGGGATTCCATATATTGACATTGAAAACTAACAAAGAGACAAAAGGGATGTTGACTTTTCTCAAATAAAATGGAGGACTTGTGCATATTGAACCTAGAGTCCGTGTTAATAGATCCCATGGGCATGTACAATTCATCTCAGTAGATGTCAAATATATGTTTAAATGCATATTTCCATTTAATCAATTATCATTTGAACAATGCTGTACAATGATAGGTCTTCATCTACTAGtgcatgttttttgttttgtctatTAACCTCAAATATActgcaggagggggggggggaattaatTTGCAAACTAATtggaaaaacaaggaaataagGATATGAACCATGAAACTTTAATGATGTCATTGTTTATGTACATGTCTGGCTTTATTCAGGAAGAGAACAATGACTCATTCTAATTGCCCTTCAAAATAACAAACAACAGGATAAGGCTCTAAGGGGaaaatgtacatgaaaaagGAATAGAATTTTAAGAGTATATcactaaaaaataaacttttaacaTTGAATGGAAAATGGCATCTTGATCAAAACCAATTTTATTCTGTTTAgttaaatatatcaatatagtcaaaattatcaatatgtagggggggggggataagacTGTGACGGAAAATACTCATATCCCATCCTTGAACCTAAACATGAGCACTGGAATGGAATCATTTGAATCAGTTGCGCTAGGATGACAAAGGTCATTCTGTCTCAGACACAAAGAGTTCAACAGAAGCCAACTCTCTTTTTAGTCACGTATTCGTTCTAGTGTAAGGAAGTTTTATTGTTCAGAATGCAGGGGAAATTTCAATAGACATCATGGCAGTTTAGATAAAGATGGTGACTACATGTAAAAACACCTTAGTAATCATGATTCAGTAGGCAAAATAGGCATGTATTTCATAGCATGGGCAGCTGCACAGTGCAAAACTGTTGATTAATTAAGACTGTGTCCAGGAATGACACGAAAATAGAGATGGTATAGAGGACttccaaatcaattttttttagcagTAACGGTGTTGAAATAGATAGCAGCCTCTAGCTTACACTTTCTATGATACATCTTAAATTAATTGATTGAGGAAGGCAAGGTGAAAAACATGAGTCTCAATatatttattcttctttttagcTCCTTCCTTTGTTCCATTTCCCCtttgctttcattattttctcctTGTGTTCCTTCCTTGCTCTTTCTCTCTTCGtttttttaaaactcttccCACATttcttgttttgatatgcaCAGACAagagattacatgtacatacagagTGTTATTCAGGCTTGGCTTGTCATGATTCAATAAGACTAGCACAATGGATAACACATTATGAAGTCCCTGTTCTCCTCCATTTATCAGGCTTAACATGCTTAATAGAGACCCCCTCCTACCGTAGGGGATTATCATTTTCGGTTTGAGGTGAGGAAAATTACAGATTATTTCTGCACTATGCTTTATTAAAAGCCATTATTCCCTTTGCTGAATATAGAATGTTATTCACTACTTAAAGATCCCCCAAACTcatgaaatcattttcttaaaatggATGGCTTTCAGTAGAATGAAGACTGACTACATctattcattgaaaatttgaaatgaaatcaatgttTCTACTCCAATAACCCTCCATGGTTATCAAACCATACATGCATAATGTCAGCTTAAATAcgattttaaaaaatagggAAGAACAAAATTGAGAAACATATTTGGAAAATCACCTAAATCTTTTTTGCAACTGCATTCATTTCTCTTTGCTCTTTTAGCCctaagccggggggggggggggggggtgctcagAGGCCTCCCTTATCTTTTCGCACAAAGTTTTCAAACGCGAAAAGCTCTCGCTGCAACGTTACGGCACGTTTACGcgatcaacggccgagatctcaagagGGCCAGTGAGACCCACCCATCCCCTGGGCATACgatctcccaaaataccccagccTATATAGGGTTTAACATTTCAAACTTAATACACAGTTTGTGacatctttcttattttcttcctcttttctttccacTCAATCTTTCCATGTAGTTATTTCCTCTTGTATTCCACATTTATAGCAGTATCCTACAAATTGGTTCCAATGATTAATTCAGTGATCTATCTGAACTGACAGTCATTTCCAAAGCTTACAATGTATAAAACTGCATGTACTTGCATGTACATGTTCGTGCAAGTAGCTGAAATAAGGCATTAACTGAAATGGATATCATCAAATGCATAAATTAACATTGTATATTAAAGAATAAACCAAAAATAAACTCGCACTGTAAACATCTAGGGAAgaattttcaaatcaaataagattaaagatttaaaataatgtatttcTGCCATAAAGCTGGGATACCAACGTGCATGACCTAAAGATCGGGAAGGGAGAGGGGTATGGCTAAACAGTTTGGATCACAAAACATGTTTAAATGCTATTAAACAACATGCCTcatccaaaacaaatttcttgtCACAAGGGAAATCAGGACGTATGTTCTATTGCACTgttcctctaatttcaatatGCATGAATGCTAAATACACATGAGAGTATTACATGATATTTAATGTAGATGTacaatgtatatgtacatgtatgtatactgtATGATGATGTAATTTATCCAGTCCCCTTCCATATGTACAAGACCATGTAGTGTATAGTACATTCATGTATATCATGATTGTGGTATGAATCTATAAAGGTAAAATGTAAAGCAGGGTCGGATCTACAAAGATTAGATACAATACTTTGAATGTCCCCCGCTGTAGACAAAAATATGGCCTATGAAACGGTATTGTATCCAACATGGCTAGATCCGGCACCGCTGTAAATTGATTGCATGAATATAACGATGTACAGCAACATAATCATATCTTGACAAAACATGTGAATGTGTGGATACATGTCTTGGTAATGTTCATGTTTCTTTAGGTCTATGTATGCCACATAAATTCATAAGAGAGCCACAATGAATGACAAGAAAATTAGAATTCCACTTACATCTCCAAACTTCAATAAAGTGGGACAGATTTGGATTAGAGAAGAAATTAGTGAAGTTAGCATAGATAAATCAGAAAATTTGAGATACACGTGTAGGATGTtggaatttttaaaatcttatatGGATGAATATAAAGGGGCAAAGTTCTCTCTATCTTTAAATGttaatgttaaaaagaaaaagaaacccAGGACAAGCCTctcaaattcaaagaaaaaattaataatgatcaatcaataaaaataaataaaccaaaTAATAATGAAGTAACATATCAGTGCTATATCCTTGTCAAGTTTAATATGAGCACAATGGGGGATCCTAAtgtaaacagattataattgaAAGAGCTTGCAAAATCAATGGAAGATATTATTTGACCAAATAGAAGATTCAATCAAAACAATGACAACAAACATTGAACTACAACACTGTTCTTTGATCAGCTTGGACATATtatcatacacattttttttttcataattcaaatGTGTCAAATTCCAGAGTATTCATTCATACTACACTGTACATGCCCTTATAATCTGCAACAACATCTAATTTCAAGTATCTGGCTAGAATAATATTACAGTAAAAGCAGATAGCACTCACACTAGAAATAACAGAAAACTTGAATTAAGATGACATTCAATCATGAGATGaatgcaagggggggggggggtagattcataacaaaaattggGCAACAAAAGTCTTATTCACATACCTCACTGCCAGTCAGCTTTCCAACATTGTTGGTGCTTGCAGTCCGGATGCTGAAATatcaaaacatgaaattaaaaaattaaaaaaatgcaatcataTTTAATATTTGGTGCAAATCATGAAATATAGGGAGAAGGCTTATGCTGGTATGATGCCCGGGTATGTTCCAAAGTTATATATTCCTTTACACTAGCATGTCAAGCAAAGACAATTCtcacaaacaatatttcatGCACAAATCTGATAAAAGTTTGTATcaagccaaaattcataaatgtatactTTACATGTACCTTTACTAACAACAACAGTtttgatgatcataataataaaaaaaagtaataatgatcAAAATAATAGAAAAGGCATTTATAcagtgccatctatctagatATTTATTCCAGGTTGCAGCACTATCattcatgaacaaaataatgtcaAGCTGATAAAGGTTAAAAGACCACTGCCAATGATTTTAATTGAAACCATAACGGAgcaacatttgctcctgggACAACTACTACTCCTCCACCAATTTCACTAAAAATGTAAGGTGAGGGTTAAGGTCGTGATGTGGTTTTTTTGCTTAGAATCATGTGACGATTGATCACAGTTACATAGGGCGCTTCATATGTTGTGCTTGTACTACAcgctttacattgtaattattattacccctgccACAGGATCCATCACTACTCCACACATAAAGTGCatatctccactccctggggagtggAGAGTTGGGTTTGAAGTtgagatttattcatttaagaGCAATAGTCACCAAACTATATAAACTTTCAAAAGCGACCTTCACACGTTCAACAACCAGAACCCAGGTTACGTCATTTATAAACACCACTATAAACTTACATATTGCAAAGCATTACTGCTTACTTACCAGGCATAGATGAGGCAAATGAGCCAGATAGCAAAGCTAGCCCAGTTCTCTGCACTGCCGACATCTTCGTTGTGAACGGTACTATTACCTGTTCCatggatgatggtggtgatgctTGGGTTGCAAGCTATGcaagatataaaacaaataatgcaaagGACTTTTTAGACATGACAGCATGAGGGGCATTTGTTAGTTTCTAAGCTTAGGAAGAGgcgaaaaataaatttgatatccaACTCCGACGATATTACACAAGTACTGTAACCACACAAATTGGCCATATAGTGGCACAGATGGAATCTTTGACAAATCCAAAACCACATGATTTAATAATAATGGGAAGTTATTGAGGATTAAGGGGAAAATACTTTTAAATTTAGGAGCTTCCAAAAACACCTCTGCCACTTTTAAggtataaattttcatttttgtcccATCAAGACTGCTGATATATTTAAAATGCATCTATTCCAAGTAATGTTAACAACATACACTGCATTCATCTACCATAGGTCTAAcacacatgaaataataaagaaaaaaattaatgacgTTACAGCTGCACATGAACATTCAAGATTAATTGGTAACATTACAAACAGATGTACATCAAGCAGACAGCAAAATCCAGAACATACTCTTTAGAAAcccaaaactatttttttttttttttaatacataaattCTTAGAAGCATAAACATAAatgcataaaacaaaacaaatcaaataaaaaaactcATTAAGAAAAGGTTGGGCCAATCTGAATTCAAAAAGCTGATGACATGCCATCAAATGACTGCCATAAATGTGTATAAAGAATACtggtgtaatgagccaaaaattttgagggggcaagatGTGGAGTATCgggaaaaaatcataaaaagttgcaggcgagcaaaaatttgtacattttttattacaaaaattttgtgatagattttgacataaaatgcagaaaataatatcatacatcacccttctctctttcctttttttttctgttcatgttttcttttttttaggggggggtgcAAGTGCCCAAAGCctccctcccccatctgtataCCAGTGATAAAGATCTAATGaaaataaactcctcaaaaaaagtttggaaatctgagtttggccattaatttctcccaactcccaatttacacaatgcatatttgatatcattcaagagaatcatttaattctctttaaaatgataccatgcttgttatgatcatgccatctaaaagtgttggatgaggtctgaattgaaaagctgcaaaacgagcagaaatagtcatgaagggtcaatagaataattattttgtctaagtcaatagagatgaaaatccattcaaatcaagcccctgcttcttcatttttgatgttttgttttggtttgtagtgatggttctgtgagacaacatggtttgagtcgtggtgtgaaatacccatgcatgtttgtttgttatgtgtttgcttgtgcagaggtgtgtttaattccatgttaatgttgatgttaaggtgcatgaaaacaaaataaactgcTGAggaactcactcatcaccacagaaaaaaagaacagtgactttcaatattgtgtcaatttgcaacttttgaatttttacCTTGCCCCACATGGGAAGGCACTGCACCTTCATGTCAACCATAATCATACCATGTTGGGGTATCagtttaaagagaattaaatgatctattcattggtatcaatcaCACAACAATATTCACTAAATctgaggagggattatcgatccaagtcagatttccaaacttttttgaggagtttagatGCAAACTCACTCATGTCAGGGTTGTTGCTCATAGATGACCAGGTCAGGTACATGGTGTACATGGAAATCACAGCTGACTGGAGAAGACCAGATCGTGGCATGGCTGAAAATGAAACCAacatgaaaaaattacaaaggcAAATATTATCAAGCCATTCAGCATCAAGTTACATGTTTATTCATTCACATATAATTCTGTCCTAGCCTGATACTACTACATGTTTGATAGGGTATATTTATAATCTAAACCATTTTCACTGGTTTCACTCATTTGCACAGGCTCAAGGCAGCGTATATCAAGCTAACAGACCCGAATTCTGTGCGGCCAGGAGTTTGTAAGAACCCTTGCGTTGTTTTAGTTGCTTCGCTTCAATTTACGGCTGGTACATGTACAAagctactacatgtactaaatTGTTTACCTTGAAACGGCTCGCCATGTAGCATCCATTGTCTATTTTGCTCTAGCGTTTTAGTCATTCATGCAATCTTTAATACTCtgatgagtgcatgtcgaaaaaagcttcagtatgaccgttttttaaggctattttaccATTAATATTTCACTATTGGGCAATCAAAGTCCCTTTGGAAGCACATAAAGTCTTTAAATAGTATGTGATATGCTCATTACAAGAACtgattgtttttatcattatggattttaatgaaatggaaaataaataccaTCAAAAGGGAACTGTTTGGTCCACattcaatcaaattcacaatggATGGCATAAACTCAGAACAGCAGATCAAGATTAGATATCAACTAAGGACTTGTTTGCGGATAGTTTCTCAAATACACAAATGGCAATTTCTATTACCCGACACCATAAAAAGCTTAGATTTTACATTTATCAATTATTCTCATGAGATGTTGCCAAAATGTATTGATGTTGCTTTTGCCTTTTATAGAATAATTGAAATGACTAAGTTCATTGCTAATAAATTTTAAAggcaaagaaaatttgaaggcCAAATTACTAATTCTAAACAGGTAAAAGTGAAATACCTCCTATAAGGATCCATGTTGTCCCTAGAGCATCAACTTGGGCAATCTTTCAGAATTCCACATCGACACAACTTGCTCATTCAACTTACATTGGTTTGTCTTAAAAATGTGAACTGTTCAACATTTACTGCAAGCAGGTCTCATAAGTATTACTTGAATTTTTATCATGAATTGAacaggaaaatgaaatgaattgaatacaactgatcatgttttatcattattacctgatttttttttatgatttggaCAGGGatatgaattaaattgaatacatctgatcatgttttatcattattacctgatttttttataatgatttgGACAGGGatatgaattaaattgaattactTTATCTTACCTTCCTGGACCTTGGGTAGGATGGATACAACAGACATGACAACACACATGATCAGGTTGAAACTGATGAAGAACTTATGAAGGGAGCATTGATTCTAAAGAGAAATAGATTGTAAGGGGtaatcaggggtggatccaggatttttcgaaagggtggggcacaagcaaaaaaaaagggtttaacCAAAATTTATTAAAGGGGATTTTGTCCATGAAAATtttggcaagaaaaaaaaaggtcttcactttcaaaaaggggggggggcacatttctcttttaagtttcaagtttattttattgatttcatatccaaacataaaggattacaatcaaaataaaatgaacaattaacagcatttttacattacaaatgataattgtgcctctcaaaagggggggggggcatgggccgcctgtgctccccccccccccctggatcggccAGTTGGGGTAATTCATTGTAAAAACATCAAAGgtcaaattttgttttcatagaTATACAAATGGAAGCGAAAACCAAATACTGGAGCAAGTCTCTCAGAGTTTGATCATTTTAATGTTTAAGCACAAAAATATTAAGGACCtaaatatgcaatttaataACTCACTTTGATGTGCACAAATTCCACTCCATGGGGAGTATTACTAGCAGTTGTATAATAGCATCCTTTAGGTCATCTACCTTTGAGTGGGGAGGAGATTAGCACCTTGCAAACAATATGAGTGCCAGCCATAGTAAGGCTTGAACCCTTAACCTTGTGCTTCACAATCCAGAGACTTAGTCACTGACCTGGAACACTTGTACTCCCAATTATCAAGATTATTTATGTCCTTCAAGGGTTCCCATAAAGTgtctgaaattttcagcaaaagGCGCCTTTCCCTATTTGTTTAACTTTGATTTTGTGATATTATACTACATGCAGATTATTAACAATTGCATGTACAAAGCATTAAGCCAGAGTTatatgaacatgtacatgtaccactgaaaaataacataaaaattagATTTTATGATACAAAAATGAACAACTCAATGAATGCCAGGGACTGCCATTAGGAGTGCCTAGTTTGATAAGGAAGGCAGCTTTGTTTGTGAATCCCACTTCATgcacatattatttttttgagtTTATTGCAGGACATGACTTACCCCAGTTCCAATGTAGAATATGTAGAAGAGAATGAATCCCGTCAGAGCAACCAGATACATGATAATGGTAGATGACATCAGAGCTGTGGACAGAAAGTCAAAATAAAATCCATCAAATTAATTGTGTAATAAGCCATACATTATAAAGGCTTCtaataaattataaatcatcaaaattaaatgaaaatcatgCTTGAAAGGGATTTATGGTCaacttccaaaaaaaaaaaaggtttaacgTAAGATCAGTGTGCAAAATATTGTGACATATTGGAATCGAACTGTGCCATATTTTTAAGTTGATCGTAAGGTAACCTTACGAACAACTCTCCCCTCCCTTTTAATGGCAGTTCATTATACAACGAGAACACCTACCACAGTACCAGCCCTTGTGCTCAGAATCCTCCATGCGACCAACCCAGCTCTCATTCCAAGAATGGGCGAAGTCGACCAGAAGAACCAGCTGGATGACGATGAAGGAGAACGCTCCAATCATTCCAAAGTACATGAACACTGCAGGTGGAACGcagcaaaaataatattaatattcatcaaataattaagtaattgataattcaattaattcattcattcatttcttcatCTATCCATACATTtacactaccagtcacaattctttgactcACTATTACATACCTTTAAAAACTAGAGAACAATAGATTTAGTGGACGGAATCTATAGTTCTCTGGTTTTAACAGGTGAAAGTGAGGCAAAGAATTTATTGattaatgtattcattgaatttccattaaaaaaaaatatacatatcatAATCAAATAACAAGATCTTATACATGGAATTTACGTTATTTAAAATGAAGGGCACCTTTAAAAGGGATACTTGTGGGCaagaccttgaaaaaaaatgcaaacatgtgcatgtatgaaaatattgtaattGCCAGTCCTTCTAGTGATGGCAAATTTCCATGATGCTTTCTCACAGCCAACATGTAGCTTTATTTGCTGTTTGGAATTTACTTTACTGCAAAGACAGTCATACATGTGAGCTCAAAATGGCTGAAATGGACATTCCAGCCAATAATTGAGTGCATAAATGATGATTACCATTCTCAAAGGATCCGTTGGGGATGAAAAATGCTGCTACACACAGACCGCACATCACAAGGAACTTGAAAAACCAGAACCTtcaagagaaaaagaaaaaagtcaatggatggggagagagagaaaaggagttagaaagaaaaggggagaaaaagacacatgtgaagagaaaaaaaacacatagaagatacataaatataataatactgtatataattataaacaagAGCAATGAAAATACACCATCTACTTCTACTACAGGTACGAAGCTACTGTGTGTTGACTGCTGCTATTTACATTTAGAAATGACATGTCTACTATAAGCACACGTATGAACTTTAATCAGTATCATGTATTCCGATTTCCATTTACAATTCACAtacacactacatgtacatcaatatCATGATTCTGTTTGATGAAtatatgcaataaaaaaaataaagcataatAACATCTGCAAACACATAGTGTGAATTCATGCCAGTGTCACTCAATTCTTGTATCAATCATTAACAGTCATAAAAAAATTACCGTAATAATTTACATGTTCATGTTGTGTTTGAAGCTTTAGTCTTTAACAAATAGCAGCTTTTGAAATTTTGGCAACATTTTTCCTCCACATACATACCCATTTTGGATTGGAGCACGCATATCTTTGCTACTCTTCacattgatcatgatgatagagaggagaaagaagaaagcgGCGACACCAAAGCTCACTCGATAGACGGAACGATAGCCAGCCAGTCTTTCGCAGATCTCAGTTGGAACCAGCTGCCCAATGATGGCCACGTCCTGGCATAGTAACGGAGACTAGGAGGGGAACATGGGAAATGGGATCATGGGAAATATAAAAGCACACTCacaggcctgtattctgaaatcGAGTTAAAATTAATCTCTGGCCTTACGTGGTGGTTTAACTATAGATACCATACTGTAGTAAATTGTGACACAAATCATAATGCTTAACAGCACAGGTTCAAATTATGATCTTATATGAcaatcaaatcattcataattgccTGAGAATGATGAATAAAACAGAT from the Lytechinus pictus isolate F3 Inbred chromosome 1, Lp3.0, whole genome shotgun sequence genome contains:
- the LOC129259676 gene encoding probable serine incorporator isoform X1; translation: MCCGLGALACCFGSAACSCCCAACPSCKNSTSTRIVYGLFLLVGAVVSAVFLLPQVDKALSNSPLLCQDVAIIGQLVPTEICERLAGYRSVYRVSFGVAAFFFLLSIIMINVKSSKDMRAPIQNGFWFFKFLVMCGLCVAAFFIPNGSFENVFMYFGMIGAFSFIVIQLVLLVDFAHSWNESWVGRMEDSEHKGWYCALMSSTIIMYLVALTGFILFYIFYIGTGNQCSLHKFFISFNLIMCVVMSVVSILPKVQEAMPRSGLLQSAVISMYTMYLTWSSMSNNPDMTCNPSITTIIHGTGNSTVHNEDVGSAENWASFAIWLICLIYACIRTASTNNVGKLTGSEDGLQYGTNEKTLLGSTNSSAGDSKPADGDAEKWGQEVYDNEDEGVSYSYTFFHIMLMLAAFYMMMTLTSWFQPSGANFDSLAANSGAMWVKISSSWVCAALYLWTLVAPIILSDRDFN
- the LOC129259676 gene encoding probable serine incorporator isoform X2; the protein is MCCGLGALACCFGSAACSCCCAACPSCKNSTSTRIVYGLFLLVGAVVSAVFLLPQVDKALSNSPLLCQDVAIIGQLVPTEICERLAGYRSVYRVSFGVAAFFFLLSIIMINVKSSKDMRAPIQNGFWFFKFLVMCGLCVAAFFIPNGSFENVFMYFGMIGAFSFIVIQLVLLVDFAHSWNESWVGRMEDSEHKGWYCALMSSTIIMYLVALTGFILFYIFYIGTGNQCSLHKFFISFNLIMCVVMSVVSILPKVQEAMPRSGLLQSAVISMYTMYLTWSSMSNNPDMTCNPSITTIIHGTGNSTVHNEDVGSAENWASFAIWLICLIYACIRTASTNNVGKLTGSEKTLLGSTNSSAGDSKPADGDAEKWGQEVYDNEDEGVSYSYTFFHIMLMLAAFYMMMTLTSWFQPSGANFDSLAANSGAMWVKISSSWVCAALYLWTLVAPIILSDRDFN